Proteins found in one Miscanthus floridulus cultivar M001 chromosome 4, ASM1932011v1, whole genome shotgun sequence genomic segment:
- the LOC136549803 gene encoding nucleobase-ascorbate transporter 6-like, translating to MAAAPPPKADELQPFPPKEQLPGVAFCITSPPPWPEAILLGFQHFIVMLGTTVIIPSALVPQMGGGNEEKARVVQTILFVAGINTLFQTFFGTRLPVVMGGSYIFVGPTISIILAGRYSNEADPREKFVRTMRGTQGALLIASTIQIILGFSGLWRNVVKLLSPLAAVPLVSLVGFGLYELGFPGVAKCVEIGLPEVFLLVVFSQYLSQVLDFGKSVFSRFSVLFTVSIVWLYAYILTIGGAYKNSPPKTQVHCRVDRSGLISGAPWISVPYPFQWGAPTFDAGEAFAMMMTSFIALVESTGAFIGASRYASATMIPPSIISRGIGWQGIGLLLDSFFGTANGTSVSVENIGLLALTRIGSRRVVQISAGFMIFFSVLGKFGALFASIPLPIFAGMYCLFFAYVGGVGLSLLQFCNLNSFRTKFIMGFAFFMGLSVPQYFNEYTAVASYGPVHTGARWFNDMINVPFSSKPFVAGLVAYILDNTLQIKESAVRKDRGNHWWEKFRSFKKDARSQEFYSLPFNLNKFFPSV from the exons GGAGCAGCTGCCCGGCGTCGCCTTCTGCATCACCAGCCCGCCGCCATGGC CGGAGGCCATTTTACTAGGATTCCAGCATTTCATCGTTATGCTGGGCACCACTGTCATCATACCCAGCGCGCTCGTTCCTCAGATGGGAGGCGGAAAT GAAGAGAAAGCTCGGGTGGTTCAGACGATATTGTTCGTAGCTGGCATAAACACCCTGTTCCAAACATTCTTCGGGACACGTCTCCCGGTTGTGATGGGTGGCTCATACATCTTCGTCGGACCCACCATCTCGATCATCTTGGCTGGACGGTACAGCAATGAAGCAGACCCTCGCGAG AAATTCGTGCGGACGATGAGGGGAACACAAGGTGCTCTCCTCATTGCATCAACAATTCAGATCATACTTGGATTCAGTGGGCTTTGGCGCAATGTAGTCAA ATTATTGAGTCCGCTGGCAGCTGTTCCTCTGGTATCACTTGTTGGATTTGGGCTCTACGAGCTTGGCTTTCCAGGG GTAGCGAAATGCGTCGAAATTGGCCTTCCAGAAGTTTTCCTGTTGGTTGTATTTTCTCAG TATTTGTCTCAAGTTCTGGACTTCGGGAAGTCTGTCTTTAGCCGGTTCAGTGTTCTTTTCACTGTCTCTATCGTGTGGCTGTATGCTTACATTCTCACCATCGGTGGTGCTTACAAGAATTCCCCACCAAAGACACAGGTGCATTGCCGTGTTGATCGTTCAGGCCTTATTTCAGGAGCGCCCTG GATAAGTGTTCCCTATCCCTTTCAGTGGGGTGCTCCAACATTTGACGCTGGAGAAGCTTTCGCAATGATGATGACTTCATTCATTGCTCTTGTAGAG TCAACTGGCGCCTTCATTGGTGCTTCAAGATATGCAAGTGCAACTATGATTCCTCCGTCAATTATTAGCCGGGGCATAGGATGGCAG GGCATTGGTCTCTTGCTTGATTCATTTTTTGGGACAGCCAACGGGACATCAGTTTCAGT AGAGAATATTGGATTGCTTGCATTGACACGTATTGGCAGCCGGAGAGTAGTACAAATATCTGCAGGGTTCATGATTTTCTTCTCTGTCCTTG GAAAATTTGGAGCTTTGTTTGCATCGATTCCACTGCCCATATTTGCTGGCATGTACTGTCTCTTCTTCGCATATGTTG GTGGTGTTGGTCTGAGCTTACTTCAGTTCTGCAACCTAAACAGCTTTAGGACCAAGTTCATCATGGGGTTTGCTTTCTTCATGGGCTTATCAGTTCCTCAGTACTTCAATGAGTATACAGCTGTTGCAAGTTATGGTCCAGTGCACACTGGCGCCAGATGG TTCAATGACATGATAAACGTGCCATTCTCATCGAAGCCGTTCGTCGCTGGGTTGGTAGCCTACATCCTGGACAACACCCTCCAGATAAAGGAAAGCGCGGTGAGGAAGGACAGAGGCAACCACTGGTGGGAAAAGTTCAGGAGCTTCAAGAAAGACGCGAGGAGCCAAGAGTTCTACTCGTTGCCGTTCAATCTGAACAAATTCTTCCCTTCGGTCTGA
- the LOC136548646 gene encoding secreted RxLR effector protein 161-like — protein sequence MEERLKLTKASNAVKVDATLYRNIIAGLRYLVHTRPDITFVVGYVSRFMENPREDHWAAVKRLLRYVKGTVDRGIVFPKTGGSRLQLTVFSNADMAGDIDGRRSTSGVLLFLGSAPISWLSLKQKVVVLSTYEAEYVAAATAACRAVWLCRLLGELTGVEAHPSALMVDNQPVIVLAKNLVLHDRSKHIDVKFHFFRDCIDRGQIIIEFVETDQQLTDVLTKPLGRHRLTELKKMINMEGV from the coding sequence gctagtAATGCagtgaaggtagatgcaacactctatcggAACATCATCgccggtctacgctacctagttcacacgaggccggacattacaTTCGTCGTGGGttacgtcagccgcttcatggagaatccccgagaggatcactgggctgcggtgaagcggctactgcgctatgtCAAGGGGACAGTGGATCgggggatcgtcttccccaagaccggtggaagtaggctgcagctcactgtattCAGTAATGCAGACATGGCAGGGGATATCGACGGACGtaggagcacctctggcgtgctcctcttcctcgggtcggctccaatctcatggctgtcgctgaaacagaaggtggtggtgtTGTCCACGTATGAGGCAGAGTAtgtggcggcggccacagcggcatgCCGAGCTGTGTGGCtgtgccggctgctgggcgaattgaccggtgtggaagctcacccatcagcactgatggtggacaaccagcccgtcaTCGTCCTCGCGAAAAATctggttctccacgaccggagcaagcacatcgacgtcaagtttcACTTCTTTAGGGACTGTATCGATagagggcagatcatcatcgagttcgtcgaaactgatcagcaactcacggacgtcctcaccaagccgctcggccgtcaTCGGCTCAcggagctaaagaagatgatcaACATGGAGGGGGTTTAA